Genomic window (Nitrosophilus kaiyonis):
CTATTTTTATTTTAATGCTTTTTTATTTTGTTGAAAATCAAGAGATTTTGAAAAAATTTAATATAAAACAAAAAAGTGTTGAAGTTTCTTTAATTGAGCCGCAAAAAATAAAAAAAATCGAAACAAAGAAAATTAAAAAAACAGGACCTAAAGAGAAAATTGAGGCAAAAAAAACTAAAAAAAGAGTAGGCTCACTTTCACCAAAAGAAGAGATAGATATTTCCAAACTTTTTTCAACTATAAAAACATCAAAGAAAAAGACTATCAAGAAAAAAGCTAAACCAATTAAAAAGAGAACTCCGCCAAGTAGATTTAAAGGAGAGAGTTTAAGAAAGAAAGAATCAGCCAAAGAGATATTAAAAAAGATGAATATTAAAGATGTAAGTAGAGTTTTGGCAAAAGCTAGTATAGAGTCTGTTGAAGGTGAAAATGATCCATATATGTCAAAAGTTTATGAGATATTATATAAATATTGGTTACCATCACAAGAGAGTGCAGGTAATAGAGCTAAAGTAAAAATCATGATAGATAGTAGTGGGAATTTTGATTATAAAGTTTTACTTTTTTCACCTAGTGAAATTTTTAACAAAGAGTTGATAGAATATCTAGAGTATTTAAAAACTAAAAAGTTTCCAATACCAAAAGAAGGTTATAAAGAGATTACTGTATATTTTGAAGCAAAAGAATAAAATTGGTCATTAGTTATTAGTTTAGTGATAGTTATAGTGGAATAGGGGTATAGCGGGATAGTGGAATAGAAGGATAGATGTCAAGGAGGTAAGGGGATAAGGGGGTAAGGGATAAGGAAAACGACCAATTCCCAATGACTAATGACTAATGTCCAATGACTATTATAAACTGGAGGAAATATGAAAAAAATTTTTTTAATATGCATACTGCTTGTATCATATATTTTTGCAAAAGATTTAACATTAGAAGTTGTAAAAGAGGTGGGGAAAAAGCCTTTAATTAGTGTAGAAGACTCATCGCCAGCTTTTAGTGATAGATTGAATAAAAAATTTTTTAAATTGCTAGTAGCAGATTTAAAAGTAACCTCTCATTTTAATGTTGATGAGAAATATAATTATTCCAATTTTGACTCTTCATTTGATTTTTCAAAATATAAAAACAATAATTTAGTTGTAAGATATGAATTGAATTATGATGATTATGCAAATCTAATTGCAAAAGTAAAACTTTTCAATATGAAAACAGATGAAATTGCATATCAAAAAATATATAAAATAAGAGGCAGTAAAAGATATCCTTTTTTAGCTCATAAAATTGTATGTGATATAAATGATTTCATTGGTGCACCATCTGTTGATTGGATGAGAAGATTTGTTATTTTTTCAAAATATACAAAACCTAGAAATGCAGATATTGTAGTAAGTGATTATACATTAACATATCAAAAAACCATAATCCAAGGTGGTTTAAATGTTTTTCCTAAATGGGGGGATAAAGATCAAAAGACTTTTTACTATACTGCATATGAAAAAAAGCCAACTTTATATAGAG
Coding sequences:
- a CDS encoding TonB C-terminal domain-containing protein is translated as MDNKKLFYISGFFSIFLYISIFILMLFYFVENQEILKKFNIKQKSVEVSLIEPQKIKKIETKKIKKTGPKEKIEAKKTKKRVGSLSPKEEIDISKLFSTIKTSKKKTIKKKAKPIKKRTPPSRFKGESLRKKESAKEILKKMNIKDVSRVLAKASIESVEGENDPYMSKVYEILYKYWLPSQESAGNRAKVKIMIDSSGNFDYKVLLFSPSEIFNKELIEYLEYLKTKKFPIPKEGYKEITVYFEAKE
- the tolB gene encoding Tol-Pal system protein TolB produces the protein MKKIFLICILLVSYIFAKDLTLEVVKEVGKKPLISVEDSSPAFSDRLNKKFFKLLVADLKVTSHFNVDEKYNYSNFDSSFDFSKYKNNNLVVRYELNYDDYANLIAKVKLFNMKTDEIAYQKIYKIRGSKRYPFLAHKIVCDINDFIGAPSVDWMRRFVIFSKYTKPRNADIVVSDYTLTYQKTIIQGGLNVFPKWGDKDQKTFYYTAYEKKPTLYRVNLYTGKRAKVLSSEGMIVCSDVSKDGKKLLITMAPNFQPDIYVYNLLTKTLKRVTKYKGIDVNGNFIENDKRVVFVSDRLGYPNIFAKSIDGIGVERLVYHGKNNSSCSAYGNYIVYSSRESNNEFGKNIFNLYLISTKSDYIRRLTATGVNQFPRFSIDGESILFIKHLKNQSALGIIRLNYNKSYLYPLKVGKIQSIDW